One Acinetobacter colistiniresistens DNA segment encodes these proteins:
- the gltX gene encoding glutamate--tRNA ligase, translating to MKVRTRIAPSPTGFPHVGTAYIALFNLCFAKQHGGEFILRIEDTDQLRSTPESEKMILDSLRWLGLNWSEGPDVGGPHAPYRQSERMGIYKQYALELVEKGHAFYCFATAEELDQMRAEQQARGETPKYDGRGLKLSQEEVQQRLAAGEPHVIRMKVPEEGICKINDLLRGEVEIPWAQVDMQVLLKTDGLPTYHLANVVDDHLMEITHVLRGEEWLPSAPKHQLLYQYFGWDMPTLCHMPLLRNPDKSKLSKRKNPTSINYYRDIGVLPEALLNYLGRMGWSMPDEREVFTLNDMIEHFDVQRVSLGGPIFDVEKLNWLNGQWIKGLTPGQLLDRLLAWKSDRQTLEEIAAAIQPRIHLLSEAVNWAGFYFNHMPQISKEQFESKKLTEEQVRQSLQFAIWRLESQFTWNNDTVSQTLMDLANQMEIKLRDFMPAFFIAIAGSTSSTPVMQSMVTLGPDLTFARLRHALELVGAPSKKELKVWEKLNESLKLPKNDANSET from the coding sequence ATGAAAGTTCGTACCCGTATTGCGCCTTCTCCTACTGGTTTTCCACATGTAGGCACAGCTTATATTGCGTTATTTAATCTATGTTTTGCCAAACAGCACGGCGGTGAGTTTATTTTACGTATTGAAGATACGGATCAACTTCGCTCAACCCCTGAATCTGAAAAGATGATTTTAGATTCTTTACGTTGGTTGGGCTTAAATTGGTCAGAGGGCCCAGATGTGGGGGGACCACATGCACCTTATCGTCAATCAGAACGTATGGGGATTTATAAACAATACGCTTTGGAACTGGTTGAAAAAGGTCATGCGTTCTATTGTTTTGCAACCGCAGAAGAACTTGATCAAATGCGTGCAGAACAACAGGCACGTGGCGAAACACCAAAATATGATGGTCGTGGTTTAAAACTCTCACAAGAAGAAGTACAACAGCGTTTAGCTGCTGGCGAACCGCACGTGATTCGCATGAAAGTGCCTGAAGAAGGGATTTGTAAAATCAACGACCTGCTGCGTGGCGAAGTGGAAATTCCTTGGGCACAAGTGGATATGCAAGTATTGTTAAAAACAGATGGCTTGCCTACCTACCACCTTGCCAATGTTGTAGACGACCATTTAATGGAAATCACCCATGTGTTACGTGGCGAAGAATGGTTACCCTCTGCACCAAAACACCAGTTGTTGTATCAATATTTCGGTTGGGACATGCCAACCTTATGTCACATGCCTCTATTACGCAACCCGGACAAGTCAAAACTGTCTAAACGTAAAAACCCAACCTCAATCAACTACTATCGCGACATCGGTGTCCTCCCTGAAGCCTTGTTGAATTACCTCGGTCGCATGGGTTGGTCAATGCCGGATGAGCGTGAAGTGTTTACCTTAAATGACATGATTGAGCACTTTGACGTACAACGTGTTTCACTCGGCGGACCGATCTTTGATGTTGAGAAACTCAACTGGCTCAATGGTCAGTGGATCAAAGGACTGACGCCAGGACAGCTTTTAGACCGTTTGTTGGCGTGGAAAAGTGATCGTCAAACACTTGAAGAGATTGCTGCTGCGATTCAACCACGTATTCACTTATTGTCTGAAGCCGTGAATTGGGCAGGTTTCTACTTCAATCATATGCCTCAAATCAGTAAAGAACAATTTGAAAGTAAGAAATTGACTGAAGAACAAGTGCGTCAAAGCTTGCAGTTTGCAATCTGGCGTCTAGAAAGCCAGTTCACGTGGAACAATGACACCGTTAGCCAAACCCTGATGGACTTGGCCAACCAGATGGAAATCAAATTACGTGATTTCATGCCTGCTTTCTTTATTGCGATTGCTGGATCAACAAGCTCCACCCCAGTAATGCAATCCATGGTGACGCTGGGTCCAGATTTGACCTTTGCACGTCTCCGTCATGCCTTAGAACTGGTCGGTGCACCAAGCAAGAAAGAACTGAAAGTTTGGGAAAAGCTCAATGAATCACTAAAACTGCCGAAAAATGATGCAAATAGTGAGACTTAA
- a CDS encoding sulfate ABC transporter substrate-binding protein, translating into MKTVIAAALLALGLNGAAQAATTFLNVSYDPTREFYQEYNQAFGQYWKKRTGQDVDFKQSHGGSGKQARSVIDGLQADVVTLALANDIDEIANAGLIRKDWQKQFKDNSAPYTSTVVFLVRKGNPKNIRDWNDLTKSGVEIITPNPKTGGAPRWIYLAAWGYALKQPGGNDAKARELVKKLYQNVKVLDSGARGSLTTFAERGIGDVLLSWENEALLATQGLGKDKFEIVYPSISILAEPSVAIVDKTVDKNGNRQLARGYLNFLYSPLGQDLAAKYYFRPRNPQVAAKYAQQFPKIKLFKINDVFGGWAKAQKTHFVNGAIFDQIYAEKP; encoded by the coding sequence ATGAAAACAGTTATTGCAGCAGCGTTATTGGCTTTGGGTCTGAATGGCGCTGCGCAAGCAGCAACCACTTTTTTAAACGTGTCTTACGATCCTACACGTGAATTTTATCAAGAATATAATCAGGCATTTGGCCAATATTGGAAGAAAAGAACCGGGCAGGATGTGGATTTTAAACAGTCCCATGGTGGGTCTGGCAAGCAGGCACGTTCAGTAATTGATGGTCTGCAAGCGGATGTGGTGACCTTGGCGCTAGCCAATGATATTGATGAAATTGCCAATGCAGGTCTAATCCGTAAAGACTGGCAAAAACAATTTAAAGACAATTCAGCTCCTTACACTTCAACGGTTGTATTTTTGGTACGCAAAGGCAATCCCAAAAATATCCGTGATTGGAACGATTTGACCAAGTCTGGAGTGGAAATCATTACCCCGAATCCGAAAACAGGGGGGGCGCCTCGCTGGATTTATCTGGCAGCTTGGGGATATGCACTGAAGCAGCCAGGCGGAAATGATGCCAAAGCGCGTGAACTGGTAAAAAAACTCTATCAGAATGTCAAAGTTCTCGACTCGGGTGCACGCGGCTCCTTAACCACGTTTGCTGAGCGCGGTATTGGTGATGTGCTATTGTCTTGGGAAAATGAAGCATTATTGGCGACCCAAGGTTTGGGCAAGGATAAATTTGAAATTGTATATCCATCCATTTCCATTCTGGCAGAGCCTTCAGTGGCAATCGTGGATAAAACCGTCGATAAAAATGGTAACCGTCAATTAGCACGAGGTTATTTGAACTTCCTTTATTCACCTTTGGGGCAAGATCTGGCTGCAAAATATTATTTCCGCCCACGTAATCCTCAAGTGGCTGCCAAATATGCACAACAATTCCCGAAGATCAAACTTTTCAAAATTAATGACGTGTTTGGTGGATGGGCAAAAGCGCAGAAAACCCATTTTGTAAACGGAGCAATCTTCGATCAAATTTATGCAGAAAAACCATAG
- the rsmH gene encoding 16S rRNA (cytosine(1402)-N(4))-methyltransferase RsmH gives MSHISVLLHETVDGVLAGRDTGIFVDATFGRGGHTKLLLSKLDANARVYAFDKDPQALEVAAQLEQEDPRFKIIHASFADIQAQLAHIGITEVDGIMADLGVSSPQLDQAERGFSFMQNGPLDMRMDNSQGPTAAEWLLEIEEEKLANIIYQYGEERYSRRIAKAIKLAGEMSTTAQLAEVVKTAHPKWEKHKHPATRTFQAIRIAINKELDDIESFLPQAVSLLKATGQLAVISFHSLEDRLIKQFIQKESSLPEDSGWGMPQAQVDTRRLKKVSRIRASEAEVKANPRSRSAWLRVAERLGQKG, from the coding sequence ATGTCGCATATTTCTGTCTTACTTCATGAAACCGTTGATGGCGTATTGGCAGGCCGCGATACTGGTATTTTCGTTGATGCAACCTTTGGACGGGGGGGGCATACCAAGCTATTACTGTCAAAACTAGATGCCAATGCACGCGTCTATGCTTTTGATAAAGATCCACAAGCCCTTGAGGTTGCAGCACAATTAGAACAAGAAGATCCGCGCTTTAAAATTATTCATGCCAGTTTTGCTGATATTCAAGCGCAGCTCGCTCATATCGGGATTACCGAAGTTGACGGGATTATGGCGGACCTTGGGGTTTCATCGCCACAGCTGGATCAAGCAGAACGTGGTTTTAGCTTTATGCAAAATGGGCCACTGGATATGCGTATGGACAATTCACAGGGTCCAACCGCAGCAGAATGGTTACTTGAAATTGAAGAAGAAAAACTCGCAAACATTATTTACCAATATGGTGAAGAACGTTATAGCCGCCGTATCGCCAAAGCGATTAAACTGGCGGGTGAAATGAGCACTACCGCACAACTGGCAGAAGTGGTTAAAACAGCACATCCAAAGTGGGAAAAGCATAAACACCCTGCAACGCGGACTTTCCAGGCGATTCGTATTGCAATTAACAAAGAACTTGATGATATCGAGAGCTTTTTGCCGCAAGCTGTAAGCTTGTTAAAAGCAACAGGGCAGTTGGCAGTGATTAGCTTTCACTCTTTGGAAGATCGTTTAATCAAGCAGTTTATTCAAAAAGAATCGAGCTTACCTGAAGATTCGGGTTGGGGCATGCCTCAAGCACAGGTGGATACTCGACGTTTAAAGAAAGTTTCTCGTATTCGTGCGAGTGAAGCAGAAGTGAAAGCAAATCCTCGTTCGCGTAGTGCATGGCTACGTGTTGCAGAGCGCTTAGGGCAAAAAGGCTGA
- the ftsL gene encoding cell division protein FtsL, whose product MNNNNDEDLISSSRKGLKKVAVYAVLVALVFISAMMVVFQVFEYRHDYRDLSAYMRERDDLNAEWGRLLIEQQTFGATAQIGSRAVTQLRMFSPPATQTVVISLPMTSKQDK is encoded by the coding sequence ATGAACAACAACAATGACGAAGACCTTATATCAAGCAGCAGAAAGGGACTGAAAAAGGTTGCTGTTTATGCTGTACTCGTTGCATTGGTATTTATCAGTGCGATGATGGTGGTGTTTCAAGTGTTTGAATATCGGCATGATTATCGTGACTTGAGTGCCTATATGCGTGAAAGAGATGATTTAAACGCTGAATGGGGGCGTTTGCTGATTGAGCAACAGACCTTCGGGGCAACTGCCCAGATCGGTTCACGTGCAGTGACGCAACTCCGTATGTTTTCACCACCAGCGACGCAGACGGTCGTGATTTCTTTACCTATGACTTCAAAGCAAGATAAATAA
- a CDS encoding UDP-N-acetylmuramoyl-L-alanyl-D-glutamate--2,6-diaminopimelate ligase yields the protein MSISFQQIHPINIDAAWYTQPFTGFCLDSRKVSTGQIFIALSSYSQPEKTRQFAQNALNAGALAIISEVELGLDREWVCSDVRYRMGEWQKQYLQALDPVVPLRGIAVTGTNGKTTISRLIAELVSSQGQGCAVMGTTGNGILPDLTPSTHTTLDALQLQQALHDYAKQGASFVALEASSHGLEQGRLNGCELEIAVYSNLSRDHLDYHGTLDAYAEAKALLFKFTTLKAVVINLDDEHGALMLAAARANPAQPKILTYSLTQATADYHIADLQYRLSGASFSLISPSGSYVVQSPLLGQFNVENLLASLIAAEYAGFALADLIQFVPQLKGAPGRMQVIQDTSRLFVVDYAHTPDALIQVLTTLKRHVTGQLWAVFGCGGDRDRGKRPLMTQAALDHANPVILTSDNPRTENPEQIFADMKQGINFVQHVMHEIHDRREAIKFVVAQAQAGDIVVIAGKGHENYQEIDGVRHWFDDVVEVQSAIATQLHAVDSAYSAQ from the coding sequence ATGTCGATTAGTTTTCAACAGATACATCCGATCAATATCGATGCGGCTTGGTATACGCAACCTTTTACAGGGTTTTGTCTGGATAGTCGCAAAGTCAGCACAGGGCAAATTTTTATTGCCCTAAGTAGTTATAGCCAACCTGAAAAAACTCGTCAGTTTGCACAAAATGCCTTAAATGCAGGTGCATTGGCGATTATTAGTGAAGTTGAATTGGGGCTAGATAGGGAATGGGTCTGTTCAGATGTTCGTTATCGAATGGGTGAATGGCAAAAGCAATATTTGCAAGCGCTTGATCCTGTCGTGCCATTGCGAGGCATTGCAGTGACAGGAACCAATGGTAAAACCACCATTTCTCGTTTAATTGCGGAATTGGTCAGCTCACAAGGGCAAGGTTGCGCTGTAATGGGAACAACGGGCAATGGTATTTTGCCAGATTTAACCCCATCAACGCATACCACCTTGGATGCATTGCAATTGCAACAGGCACTACATGACTATGCCAAACAAGGGGCGAGTTTTGTTGCATTGGAAGCCAGCTCACATGGTTTGGAGCAAGGCCGCCTGAATGGCTGTGAACTCGAAATTGCAGTATATAGCAATTTAAGTCGCGACCATCTGGATTATCATGGCACTTTAGACGCCTATGCTGAAGCCAAAGCTTTGTTATTCAAGTTTACGACTTTAAAAGCTGTGGTCATTAATCTGGATGATGAACATGGGGCTCTGATGTTGGCGGCGGCGAGAGCCAATCCAGCACAACCTAAAATTTTGACGTATTCCTTAACGCAAGCGACAGCGGATTATCATATTGCGGACTTACAGTATCGTCTGAGTGGAGCAAGTTTTAGCCTGATCAGCCCAAGCGGTTCGTATGTAGTACAAAGTCCATTACTTGGACAGTTTAATGTTGAGAACTTACTGGCAAGTTTGATTGCGGCTGAGTATGCAGGTTTTGCCTTGGCTGATCTGATTCAGTTTGTGCCTCAGCTTAAAGGTGCTCCAGGCCGCATGCAGGTGATCCAAGATACATCGCGTTTGTTTGTAGTGGATTATGCACACACCCCAGATGCCTTGATCCAAGTGCTGACCACGCTAAAGCGCCACGTTACGGGTCAGCTTTGGGCTGTCTTTGGTTGTGGTGGTGATCGTGATCGGGGTAAACGTCCTTTGATGACGCAGGCTGCGCTTGATCATGCCAATCCTGTGATTCTCACATCAGACAATCCACGAACTGAAAATCCTGAACAGATTTTTGCAGATATGAAACAAGGCATCAACTTTGTACAACATGTGATGCATGAAATTCATGATCGTCGTGAAGCGATTAAATTTGTGGTGGCTCAGGCGCAAGCGGGAGATATTGTCGTGATTGCAGGTAAAGGGCATGAGAACTATCAAGAAATTGATGGGGTCCGTCATTGGTTTGATGATGTGGTGGAGGTGCAGTCTGCCATTGCAACACAGCTTCATGCTGTCGATTCAGCTTATTCTGCGCAATAG
- a CDS encoding UDP-N-acetylmuramoyl-tripeptide--D-alanyl-D-alanine ligase: MHTSTTSTVPLQPWTAEQLQQATQGEWYKQNLPQGEIKRILTDSRHAEAGDAFLALKGERFDAHNFVAQVATQGCQIAIVEHPIDANIAQLIVKDTRLALGQLGAYRRQQNPQLKVIALTGSSGKTTTKEMLGSILSRLAPTLITRGNLNNDLGVPMMLLELRPEHQYAVMELGASHQGEIDYTSDLVQPHVAGILNIGTAHLGEFGGRDGICRAKSEIYAHILPQGTAIVPAQDDYAARIRANAQSHSILSFGHGGDVYTTEIQLHPQSAQFKLHTPQGVRVVNLPFAGAHNVQNAAAATAFALAIGIALDDIVQGLEQAQGAKGRLNFIQHQNHLFIDDTYNANPTSMRAAAQVLLQQQGLKVMVMGDIGELGESSWQEHHDLGKDLTALPLDQLIVVGEFAAAAEQGSSHAEKLHAFASQADALPFLINLVQTHQPQSMSFLFKGSRYTHMETLMTDLMEKI; the protein is encoded by the coding sequence ATGCATACTTCAACCACCAGTACCGTTCCATTACAACCTTGGACAGCAGAACAATTACAGCAGGCGACTCAAGGTGAGTGGTACAAGCAAAATCTGCCTCAGGGTGAAATTAAGCGTATTTTAACCGACTCACGTCATGCAGAAGCTGGTGATGCTTTTCTTGCCTTAAAAGGTGAGCGTTTTGATGCGCATAATTTTGTGGCGCAAGTGGCAACGCAAGGGTGTCAAATTGCGATCGTAGAGCACCCGATCGATGCAAATATTGCACAGTTAATCGTAAAAGATACCCGCTTGGCTTTGGGGCAGCTTGGTGCTTATCGCCGTCAACAGAATCCGCAACTGAAAGTGATTGCTCTGACAGGCAGTAGTGGTAAAACCACCACCAAGGAAATGCTTGGTAGCATATTATCCCGTCTGGCCCCGACCTTAATTACCCGTGGCAACCTCAATAATGATTTGGGTGTACCGATGATGCTACTTGAGTTACGTCCAGAGCATCAATATGCGGTAATGGAACTGGGTGCCAGTCATCAAGGCGAAATTGATTATACCTCGGATCTGGTTCAACCGCATGTGGCAGGTATTTTAAATATTGGCACAGCACATCTCGGTGAGTTTGGTGGTCGTGATGGCATTTGTCGTGCCAAGTCCGAGATTTATGCGCATATCTTACCGCAAGGCACTGCGATTGTTCCTGCGCAGGATGATTATGCAGCACGTATCCGTGCAAATGCGCAATCACATTCAATTTTAAGTTTTGGTCATGGAGGGGATGTTTATACAACTGAGATTCAGTTACATCCCCAATCTGCACAATTTAAACTGCATACGCCACAAGGCGTACGCGTGGTGAATTTACCTTTTGCAGGTGCCCATAATGTACAGAATGCAGCAGCAGCGACCGCATTTGCCTTGGCAATCGGCATTGCACTGGATGATATTGTGCAAGGTTTGGAACAGGCACAAGGGGCAAAAGGTCGTTTGAACTTTATTCAACACCAAAATCATCTATTTATTGATGATACTTATAATGCAAATCCAACGTCTATGCGTGCAGCGGCACAGGTTTTGCTGCAACAGCAAGGCTTAAAAGTCATGGTGATGGGAGATATCGGGGAGTTAGGTGAAAGTAGTTGGCAAGAACACCATGATCTGGGGAAAGACTTAACCGCTTTGCCTTTAGATCAATTGATTGTCGTCGGTGAGTTTGCTGCAGCTGCTGAACAGGGTTCCAGCCATGCGGAAAAGTTACATGCTTTTGCTTCTCAAGCAGATGCATTGCCGTTTTTAATTAATTTAGTCCAAACACATCAACCCCAGTCAATGAGTTTCCTGTTCAAGGGGTCTCGTTATACCCATATGGAAACGTTGATGACTGACTTGATGGAGAAAATTTAA
- the mraY gene encoding phospho-N-acetylmuramoyl-pentapeptide-transferase, with the protein MLLWLFEQLAGYNSSFQVVRYLTLRSLLSLLTALTIGLVLGPVMIRKLQALKYGQAVSSFAPENHAKKMGTPTMGGILILLSIGISTLLWADLSNPYVWIVLGVMVVFGAVGWADDWIKVRYKDNAGLPARKKFFWTSVASLGAGIALYLIAKQQDSLHHTADMLDLLIPFFKNLSIPLSAVPFGLAFIGFTYLVINGASNAVNLTDGLDGLAIMPIVMVAAGLGVFAYLSGDIRFAEYLHIPYVKYTSELVVICSAMVGAGLAFLWYNAHPAQVFMGDVGALALGAMLGTIAVMVRQEIVFAIMGGVFVMEAISVFLQIGSLRMRNKRVFLMAPLHHHYEKQGWKETQVVIRFWIITIFLVVLGLMTLKLR; encoded by the coding sequence ATGTTGTTATGGTTATTTGAGCAATTGGCGGGCTATAACAGTTCGTTTCAGGTTGTTCGTTATTTAACATTGCGCTCTTTGTTGAGTTTACTGACTGCCTTGACGATCGGGCTGGTTTTAGGGCCAGTGATGATTCGTAAATTACAAGCATTAAAATATGGTCAGGCGGTGAGCTCGTTTGCACCTGAAAACCATGCCAAGAAAATGGGGACACCAACCATGGGCGGGATTTTAATCCTGCTTTCGATTGGGATCAGTACCTTGTTGTGGGCTGATCTATCCAATCCTTATGTCTGGATTGTGCTCGGCGTGATGGTGGTATTTGGTGCAGTGGGTTGGGCGGATGACTGGATTAAAGTCCGTTATAAAGACAATGCAGGTTTGCCAGCGCGTAAGAAATTTTTCTGGACTTCAGTGGCATCTTTGGGTGCAGGCATTGCCTTATATCTAATTGCGAAACAACAAGATAGTCTTCACCATACGGCAGATATGCTGGATCTACTGATCCCGTTCTTTAAGAATCTGTCCATTCCACTTTCGGCTGTGCCATTCGGTTTAGCTTTTATTGGCTTCACTTATCTTGTTATTAATGGTGCCTCCAATGCGGTCAACTTGACCGATGGTCTGGATGGTTTGGCGATTATGCCGATTGTGATGGTGGCAGCCGGTTTAGGGGTATTTGCTTATCTATCAGGCGATATTCGTTTTGCTGAATATCTGCATATTCCTTATGTAAAATATACCTCGGAACTGGTGGTAATCTGCTCTGCTATGGTCGGTGCTGGTTTAGCCTTCCTCTGGTACAATGCACATCCAGCCCAAGTATTTATGGGGGATGTGGGTGCATTGGCACTTGGAGCCATGCTTGGCACGATTGCGGTAATGGTTCGTCAGGAAATCGTATTTGCCATTATGGGCGGTGTTTTTGTGATGGAAGCAATTTCGGTCTTCTTGCAAATCGGTTCATTACGTATGCGTAATAAGCGCGTATTCTTGATGGCACCTTTACACCACCACTATGAAAAGCAAGGCTGGAAAGAGACGCAAGTGGTTATCCGCTTCTGGATTATTACCATTTTCCTCGTTGTATTGGGTCTAATGACGCTAAAATTACGTTAA
- a CDS encoding putative RNA methyltransferase — protein MSLLMCPVCRQALNLVANSWQCETGHHYDVAKQGYVNLHVVQHKHSKNPGDTAESVLARREFLQAGFYQPLQQAVVALLQQLQPRAVLDIGCGEGYYTSAMQAHTQQCIGVDIAKTAVQRAAKLNTKVTWVVGTGATLPVQDHSMDLCTSLFSPIPQDEIVRVLADDGHLIVVTPAPRHLFDLREALFEQVNLHEPQKFVQQLEAQFELKQAQIVEAPMQLEQQALKNLIAMTPYAYKANPERRKALEQAQTFEVTAAFQIYLFQKKNKPSI, from the coding sequence ATGAGTTTATTGATGTGTCCTGTTTGTCGCCAAGCCTTGAATTTGGTCGCGAATTCTTGGCAATGCGAAACAGGGCATCATTATGATGTTGCCAAACAAGGCTATGTCAATTTGCATGTAGTACAACACAAGCATAGCAAGAACCCAGGAGATACAGCTGAGTCGGTATTGGCACGCCGTGAGTTCCTGCAAGCTGGCTTTTATCAGCCGCTACAACAAGCCGTTGTTGCATTATTGCAGCAGCTCCAACCACGCGCTGTTTTAGATATTGGTTGTGGTGAGGGATATTATACCAGTGCCATGCAAGCACATACTCAGCAGTGTATAGGTGTGGATATTGCCAAAACTGCGGTACAACGCGCTGCGAAATTAAATACAAAAGTGACTTGGGTTGTGGGAACAGGGGCAACATTGCCCGTTCAGGATCACTCGATGGATCTCTGTACCAGCTTATTTAGTCCCATTCCACAAGATGAAATCGTTAGAGTCTTAGCTGATGATGGCCACCTAATCGTAGTCACACCTGCACCAAGGCATCTTTTCGATTTACGTGAAGCCCTGTTTGAACAAGTCAATTTACATGAGCCGCAGAAGTTTGTGCAGCAGTTGGAGGCTCAGTTTGAATTAAAACAGGCTCAAATTGTTGAAGCGCCAATGCAATTGGAACAACAGGCTTTAAAGAACTTAATCGCGATGACCCCTTATGCATATAAAGCGAATCCTGAGCGACGTAAAGCACTGGAGCAAGCACAGACCTTTGAGGTGACTGCTGCTTTTCAAATTTATCTGTTTCAGAAAAAAAACAAGCCATCAATTTGA